The following coding sequences are from one Streptomyces sp. NBC_01294 window:
- a CDS encoding YihY/virulence factor BrkB family protein — MQPAKETPERIPGRLHRARALYRNVSKRKMGWLLLKDTVNSCIEYRILGLAAEAAFFTLLSLPPLFLGLLGLLGYVDGWTDTRTVESIEENILGAVGTVLSDRGVNDIARPLLDDVTGRGRPDLISLGFAFALWSGSRAVNVFIDTITVMYGLDGHRGIVKTRLLAFLLYIIALLIGAIVLPLMVVGPDAVVRLVPWGTEVIAVLYWPTVTLLSIAFLTTLYHVSVPVRSPWIEDVPGALVALAMWVLGSFLLRIYLTNTVEGPTIYGSLAAPVAVLLWIGISAFAVLVGAAVNAAIDRVWPSVATAAAREANERARELEAAQLIARAAAWRAMAEGESEDDEDEGMPSEFPERWSKFLPPEDYSSRLRKH; from the coding sequence GTGCAGCCAGCAAAAGAAACACCCGAGCGGATCCCAGGACGGCTCCACCGGGCCCGCGCCCTCTACCGCAACGTCTCGAAGCGGAAGATGGGCTGGCTGCTGCTGAAGGACACCGTCAACTCGTGCATCGAGTACCGGATCCTCGGACTCGCCGCGGAGGCGGCCTTCTTCACGCTGCTCTCGCTGCCCCCGCTCTTCCTCGGCCTGCTGGGCCTGCTCGGCTACGTGGACGGCTGGACCGACACCCGGACCGTCGAGAGCATCGAGGAGAACATCCTGGGCGCGGTCGGCACGGTCCTCTCCGACCGCGGCGTCAACGACATCGCCCGGCCCCTGCTCGACGACGTCACCGGGCGCGGCCGCCCGGACCTGATCTCGCTCGGCTTCGCCTTCGCCCTCTGGTCGGGCTCGCGCGCCGTGAACGTCTTCATCGACACCATCACCGTGATGTACGGGCTCGACGGCCACCGCGGCATCGTCAAGACCCGGTTGCTGGCCTTCCTGCTCTACATCATCGCGCTGCTGATCGGCGCGATCGTGCTGCCGCTGATGGTGGTGGGGCCGGACGCGGTCGTACGGCTGGTGCCCTGGGGCACCGAGGTGATCGCCGTCCTGTACTGGCCGACCGTGACCCTGCTGTCCATCGCCTTCCTGACGACGCTCTACCACGTGTCCGTACCGGTGCGCTCGCCGTGGATCGAGGACGTGCCGGGGGCGCTGGTGGCCCTCGCCATGTGGGTGCTGGGCTCGTTCCTGCTGCGCATCTACCTCACCAACACCGTGGAGGGGCCGACGATCTACGGATCGCTGGCCGCGCCCGTGGCCGTCCTGCTGTGGATCGGCATCTCGGCCTTCGCGGTGCTCGTCGGCGCCGCCGTCAACGCCGCCATCGACCGCGTCTGGCCGTCCGTGGCCACGGCCGCGGCCCGCGAGGCGAACGAACGGGCCCGCGAGCTGGAGGCCGCGCAGCTGATCGCGCGGGCCGCCGCCTGGCGGGCGATGGCGGAGGGCGAGTCGGAGGACGACGAGGACGAGGGGATGCCGTCGGAGTTCCCGGAGCGCTGGTCGAAGTTCCTCCCGCCGGAGGACTACTCGTCGCGGCTGCGCAAGCACTGA
- a CDS encoding acyl-CoA dehydrogenase family protein: MAATTHTVSNQAPPLVGHDVYGGDRALTEGIERHLGSADPELLGEVRQELTDLGRAAGSAQAQEWGVQANENPPKLRTHDRYGNRIDEVDFHPAWHQLLGHAVGSGLTDAWGRPAGHLRRAAGFFLWSQAEAGHGCPISMTHAAVPALRADPALAAEWEPRLTSHVYEQGLRPAAQKAGVLFGMGMTEKQGGSDVRANTTAAVPLDASGEYLLTGHKWFCSAPMCDGFLVLAQAPGGLTCFLVPRVLPDGTRNVFAIQRLKDKLGNKSNASSEVEFDGTWARRVGEEGRGVRTIIEMVAATRLDCVIGSASLMRQALTQAVHHAEHRSAFGAPLIDQPLMRNVLADLALESEAATTLTLRLAAAYDAGTEQEKAFLRLAVPAAKYWVTKRCTPMVAEALECLGGNGYVEESGLPRLLRESPLNSIWEGSGNVQALDVLRALQREPQALGAFLQEVGQARGADHRLDSAIKDLLTELADLEGIEARARRVVERMALVLQGSLLVRWAPPEVADAFCASRLGGDWGAAFGTLPHSLDLRAVVERARIAG, encoded by the coding sequence ATGGCAGCCACCACCCACACAGTCAGCAACCAGGCCCCGCCCCTGGTCGGCCACGACGTCTACGGCGGCGATCGGGCCCTCACCGAGGGCATCGAGCGTCACCTCGGATCCGCGGACCCCGAACTCCTCGGCGAGGTACGGCAGGAGCTCACCGACCTCGGGCGCGCGGCGGGTTCCGCGCAGGCCCAGGAATGGGGTGTACAGGCGAACGAGAATCCGCCCAAGCTGCGGACGCACGACCGGTACGGGAACCGCATCGACGAGGTGGATTTCCACCCGGCCTGGCACCAGCTGCTCGGGCACGCGGTCGGCTCGGGGCTCACCGACGCCTGGGGGCGGCCGGCCGGGCACCTGCGCCGCGCCGCCGGGTTCTTCCTGTGGTCGCAGGCCGAGGCCGGGCACGGGTGCCCGATCTCGATGACGCACGCCGCCGTACCGGCGCTGCGGGCCGATCCGGCGCTGGCCGCCGAGTGGGAGCCGCGGCTGACCTCGCACGTGTACGAGCAGGGCCTGCGGCCGGCCGCGCAGAAGGCCGGTGTGCTGTTCGGCATGGGGATGACGGAGAAGCAGGGCGGCAGCGACGTACGGGCGAACACGACGGCCGCGGTGCCGCTGGACGCGTCCGGCGAGTACCTGCTGACCGGGCACAAGTGGTTCTGCTCGGCGCCGATGTGCGACGGCTTCCTGGTGCTGGCGCAGGCTCCCGGCGGGCTGACCTGCTTCCTGGTGCCGCGGGTGCTGCCGGACGGTACGCGCAACGTCTTCGCGATCCAGCGGCTCAAGGACAAGCTGGGCAACAAGTCGAACGCGTCGAGCGAGGTGGAGTTCGACGGGACCTGGGCGCGCCGGGTCGGTGAGGAGGGCCGGGGGGTGCGGACCATCATCGAGATGGTCGCGGCGACCCGACTGGACTGCGTGATCGGCTCGGCCTCGCTGATGCGGCAGGCGCTGACCCAGGCCGTCCACCACGCGGAGCACCGCTCTGCTTTCGGAGCGCCGCTCATCGACCAGCCGCTGATGCGCAACGTGCTGGCCGACCTCGCCCTGGAGTCGGAGGCCGCCACCACCCTGACCCTGCGCCTGGCGGCCGCCTACGACGCCGGGACCGAGCAGGAGAAGGCCTTCCTGCGCCTCGCCGTGCCCGCCGCCAAATACTGGGTGACCAAGCGCTGTACGCCGATGGTCGCGGAGGCCCTGGAATGCCTGGGGGGCAACGGCTACGTCGAGGAGTCCGGGCTGCCGAGACTGCTGCGCGAATCGCCGCTGAACTCCATCTGGGAGGGCTCGGGCAACGTACAGGCACTGGACGTGCTGCGCGCCCTCCAGCGCGAACCGCAGGCACTGGGGGCCTTCCTCCAGGAGGTCGGCCAGGCCCGCGGCGCCGACCACCGGCTGGATTCGGCCATCAAGGACCTGCTGACGGAGCTCGCCGACCTGGAGGGCATCGAGGCGCGGGCCCGCCGCGTCGTGGAGCGCATGGCGCTGGTCCTGCAGGGATCGCTGCTGGTGCGGTGGGCCCCGCCGGAGGTCGCGGACGCCTTCTGCGCCTCGCGGCTGGGGGGCGACTGGGGCGCGGCCTTCGGCACGCTGCCGCACAGCCTCGATCTGCGTGCGGTGGTGGAACGGGCGCGGATCGCGGGCTAG
- a CDS encoding GAF domain-containing protein: MDAREAARMLKGVRAAALAGDRPPAAPRPEIAESWRRMLAGGVHPDRDARSRMLSAAETEERRHGSPLREVLPVLREGLLPALDGALHIMVVADADGRLLWREGHTSILRKADRLGFGVGADWDEAVVGTNGVGTALVTRRPVQVFSAEHFVSSHHDWTCAGAPVRDPRDGRLLGVVDVSGPLATMHPATLAWVSSVARLAEQELRIRHLESLERLRAVAAPLLARMPGRALAVDPNGWTAAVTGLAPTERIPLPKTFGPGRVWVPQLGDCVVEPLPGGWLLRIAQDRTGTAATRIVLDLSRSGSWSATVYGSSGSWSQELSPRHAELLFLLAESPRGRSAAELAADLFGDPTRTVTVRAELSRVRRHLAGVLTHRPYRFAEDVEVELIRPQNPAALLPHSTAPAVVRARLGCEGPGMVP, encoded by the coding sequence ATGGACGCGCGGGAGGCCGCGCGTATGCTCAAGGGGGTGCGGGCGGCCGCGCTGGCCGGGGACCGGCCGCCGGCCGCGCCGAGACCGGAGATCGCGGAGTCCTGGCGGCGGATGCTGGCCGGCGGGGTGCACCCGGACCGGGACGCGCGCTCGCGGATGCTGTCGGCCGCCGAGACCGAGGAGCGGCGGCACGGATCGCCGCTGCGGGAGGTCCTGCCGGTGCTGCGGGAGGGACTGCTGCCCGCGCTCGACGGGGCGCTGCACATCATGGTCGTCGCGGACGCGGACGGGCGGCTGCTGTGGCGGGAGGGCCACACCTCCATCCTGCGCAAGGCGGACCGGCTCGGTTTCGGCGTGGGGGCCGACTGGGACGAGGCCGTCGTCGGCACGAACGGGGTCGGCACCGCCCTGGTGACCCGGCGGCCGGTCCAGGTGTTCTCGGCGGAGCACTTCGTCTCCAGCCACCACGACTGGACCTGCGCCGGGGCGCCCGTGCGGGACCCGCGGGACGGGCGGCTGCTGGGCGTGGTCGACGTCAGCGGGCCGCTGGCCACCATGCACCCGGCGACGCTGGCGTGGGTGAGCTCGGTGGCCCGGCTCGCGGAGCAGGAGTTGCGGATCCGGCACCTGGAGTCGCTGGAGCGGCTGCGGGCGGTGGCGGCCCCGCTGCTGGCCCGGATGCCGGGGCGGGCGCTGGCCGTGGACCCGAACGGCTGGACGGCGGCGGTGACGGGCCTGGCTCCCACGGAGCGGATCCCGCTGCCGAAGACCTTCGGGCCGGGCCGGGTGTGGGTGCCGCAGCTCGGCGACTGCGTGGTGGAGCCGCTGCCCGGCGGCTGGCTGCTGCGGATCGCGCAGGACCGTACGGGCACGGCGGCCACCCGGATCGTCCTGGACCTCAGCCGGTCGGGATCCTGGTCGGCGACCGTGTACGGGTCCTCCGGGAGCTGGTCGCAGGAGCTGAGCCCGCGCCACGCGGAGCTGCTGTTCCTGCTGGCGGAGAGCCCGCGGGGACGCTCGGCCGCGGAGCTGGCCGCGGATCTGTTCGGGGACCCGACGCGCACGGTGACGGTCCGCGCGGAACTGTCCCGGGTACGCCGGCACCTCGCGGGCGTCCTGACCCACCGGCCGTACCGCTTCGCGGAGGACGTGGAGGTGGAGCTGATCCGCCCCCAAAACCCGGCCGCGCTGCTCCCGCACTCGACGGCCCCGGCGGTGGTCCGGGCCCGCCTGGGGTGCGAGGGACCCGGCATGGTTCCCTGA
- a CDS encoding GNAT family N-acetyltransferase codes for MSAITLTTWSLDMTSATDLVPATPPGPEVAIVRAEVPSPEFSRFLYASVGGDIHWTDRLSLTRAQWVEQLDRPGVETWVAYDRGTPAGYVELDPQDDGVVEIMYFGLLPDFRGRRIGGHLLSVGVARAWDLASRWPDREPTRRVWVHTCSQDGPTAMDNYLKRGFTVFKTETEQKEETPTPGPWPGA; via the coding sequence ATGAGCGCCATCACTCTCACCACCTGGTCCCTGGACATGACCTCCGCTACGGACCTGGTCCCGGCCACCCCGCCGGGACCGGAGGTCGCCATCGTGCGGGCGGAGGTCCCCTCCCCCGAGTTCAGCCGCTTCCTGTACGCGTCCGTGGGCGGTGACATCCACTGGACGGACCGGCTGTCCCTGACCCGCGCGCAGTGGGTGGAGCAGCTGGACCGGCCGGGCGTGGAGACGTGGGTGGCGTACGACCGCGGCACGCCCGCCGGGTACGTGGAGCTCGACCCCCAGGACGACGGCGTGGTGGAGATCATGTACTTCGGCCTCCTCCCGGACTTCCGCGGCCGCCGCATCGGCGGGCACCTGCTGTCGGTGGGCGTCGCCCGGGCTTGGGACCTCGCGTCGCGCTGGCCGGACCGGGAGCCGACCCGCCGGGTGTGGGTCCACACCTGCAGCCAGGACGGCCCGACGGCGATGGACAACTACCTCAAGCGCGGCTTCACGGTCTTCAAGACGGAGACGGAGCAGAAGGAGGAGACCCCGACCCCCGGCCCTTGGCCCGGCGCGTAG
- a CDS encoding putative leader peptide produces MNGAGIALVSRRHVDLGRMSSAICPAR; encoded by the coding sequence ATGAATGGAGCTGGAATTGCCTTGGTGAGTCGGCGGCACGTCGACCTCGGCCGCATGTCCAGCGCCATCTGTCCGGCGCGCTGA
- a CDS encoding nitrite/sulfite reductase: protein MAATPETPAAAPAAARRKTGRHRGEGQWAVGHHTPLNGNEQFKKDDDGLNVRTRIETIYSKRGFDSIDPNDLRGRMRWWGLYTQRKPGIDGGKTAILEPEELDDEYFMLRVRIDGGRLTTEQLRVIGEISEEFARGTADLTDRQNVQYHWIRIEDVPEIWRRLEAVGLSTTEACGDTPRVILGSPVAGIAQDEIIDGTPAIDEIYRRIVGNKDFSNLPRKFKSAISGSPLLDVAHEINDIAFVGVNHPEHGPGFDVWVGGGLSTNPKLGVRLGTWVSLDEVPDIYEGVISIFRDYGYRRLRTRARLKFLVADWGPAKFRQVLEDEYLKRKLTDGPAPAQPTGQWRDHVGVHQQQDGRFYVGFAPRVGRVDGATLTKIADVAEQHGSGRLRTTAEQKMIVLDIEADRVDSVVEALEALDLRVKPSPFRRGTMACTGIEFCKLAIVETKARGASLIDELERRLPDFAEPLTININGCPNACARIQVADIGLKGQLVLDDDGNQVEGYQVHLGGALGLEAGFGRKVRGLKVTSAGLPDYVERVVKSYEEQREDGERFAAWVARADEKSLS, encoded by the coding sequence ATGGCCGCCACCCCCGAAACGCCTGCAGCCGCACCCGCAGCCGCGCGCCGCAAGACCGGCCGTCACCGCGGTGAGGGCCAGTGGGCCGTCGGACACCACACGCCCCTCAACGGCAACGAGCAGTTCAAGAAGGACGACGACGGTCTCAACGTGCGGACGCGCATTGAGACGATCTACTCCAAGCGGGGCTTCGACTCGATCGACCCCAACGACCTGCGCGGCCGCATGCGCTGGTGGGGCCTCTACACCCAGCGCAAGCCCGGGATCGACGGCGGCAAGACCGCGATCCTGGAGCCGGAGGAGCTGGACGACGAGTACTTCATGCTGCGCGTCCGCATCGACGGCGGCCGGCTGACCACCGAGCAGCTCCGCGTCATCGGCGAGATCTCCGAGGAGTTCGCGCGCGGCACCGCCGACCTCACCGACCGCCAGAACGTGCAGTACCACTGGATCCGGATCGAGGACGTTCCCGAGATCTGGCGCCGGCTGGAGGCCGTCGGCCTGTCCACCACCGAGGCCTGCGGTGACACGCCCCGCGTCATCCTCGGTTCGCCGGTCGCCGGCATCGCGCAGGACGAGATCATCGACGGCACCCCCGCCATCGACGAGATCTACCGCCGCATCGTGGGCAACAAGGACTTCTCCAACCTGCCCCGCAAGTTCAAGTCCGCGATCTCCGGCTCGCCGCTGCTCGACGTGGCGCACGAGATCAACGACATCGCGTTCGTGGGCGTGAACCACCCCGAGCACGGTCCCGGCTTCGACGTGTGGGTCGGCGGCGGTCTCTCCACCAACCCCAAGCTCGGTGTGCGCCTGGGCACCTGGGTCTCGCTCGACGAGGTCCCGGACATCTACGAGGGCGTCATCTCGATCTTCCGCGACTACGGCTACCGCCGGCTGCGCACCCGCGCCCGCCTGAAGTTCCTCGTCGCCGACTGGGGCCCGGCCAAGTTCCGCCAGGTCCTGGAGGACGAGTACCTGAAGCGGAAGCTGACCGACGGCCCCGCGCCCGCGCAGCCCACCGGCCAGTGGCGCGACCACGTCGGCGTCCACCAGCAGCAGGACGGCCGCTTCTACGTCGGCTTCGCGCCCCGCGTGGGCCGTGTCGACGGTGCCACCCTGACCAAGATCGCGGACGTCGCCGAGCAGCACGGCTCCGGCCGCCTGCGCACCACCGCCGAGCAGAAGATGATCGTGCTCGACATCGAGGCCGACCGGGTCGACTCGGTGGTCGAGGCGCTGGAGGCGCTGGACCTGCGGGTCAAGCCGTCCCCGTTCCGCCGCGGCACGATGGCCTGCACCGGCATCGAGTTCTGCAAGCTGGCCATCGTCGAGACCAAGGCGCGCGGCGCCTCGCTGATCGACGAGCTGGAGCGCCGCCTGCCGGACTTCGCCGAGCCGCTCACCATCAACATCAACGGCTGCCCGAACGCCTGCGCCCGTATCCAGGTGGCGGACATCGGTCTCAAGGGCCAGCTGGTCCTGGACGACGACGGCAACCAGGTGGAGGGCTACCAGGTCCACCTGGGCGGCGCCCTCGGCCTGGAGGCCGGGTTCGGGCGCAAGGTCCGCGGCCTCAAGGTCACCTCGGCCGGTCTGCCCGACTACGTCGAGCGGGTCGTCAAGAGCTACGAGGAGCAGCGCGAGGACGGCGAGCGCTTCGCGGCGTGGGTCGCCCGCGCGGACGAGAAGAGCCTGTCGTGA
- a CDS encoding phosphoadenylyl-sulfate reductase: MTTIQDAGLKTATLKTATLKGVAEQAGRDLEDASALDILRWAADTFGKRFAVTSSMEDAVVAHLASRVFPGVDVVFLDTGYHFEETIGTRDAVEAVMDVNVITLTPRQTVAEQDAEYGPKLHDRNPDLCCALRKVKPLEEGLTAYDAWATGLRRDESPTRANTPVVGWDEKRQKVKISPIARWTQDDVDAYVAEHGVLTNPLLMDGYASVGCAPCTRRVAEGEDARAGRWAGRGKTECGLHG, translated from the coding sequence ATGACCACCATTCAGGACGCCGGTCTCAAAACCGCGACGCTCAAGACGGCGACGCTCAAGGGCGTGGCCGAGCAGGCGGGCCGGGACCTGGAGGACGCCTCCGCGCTGGACATCCTGCGCTGGGCGGCCGACACCTTCGGCAAGAGGTTCGCGGTGACCTCCTCCATGGAGGACGCGGTCGTCGCGCACCTGGCCTCGCGGGTCTTCCCCGGTGTGGACGTGGTCTTCCTCGACACGGGCTACCACTTCGAGGAGACCATCGGCACCCGTGACGCGGTCGAGGCGGTGATGGACGTCAACGTCATCACGCTGACCCCGCGTCAGACGGTGGCCGAGCAGGACGCCGAGTACGGCCCGAAGCTGCACGACCGCAACCCCGACCTGTGCTGCGCCCTGCGCAAGGTCAAGCCGCTGGAAGAGGGCCTGACCGCGTACGACGCGTGGGCGACGGGCCTGCGCCGCGACGAGTCCCCGACCCGGGCGAACACCCCGGTGGTCGGCTGGGACGAGAAGCGGCAGAAGGTCAAGATCTCGCCGATCGCCCGCTGGACCCAGGACGACGTGGACGCGTACGTCGCCGAGCACGGGGTGCTCACCAACCCGCTGCTGATGGACGGTTACGCCTCCGTCGGCTGCGCCCCTTGTACGCGGCGTGTCGCGGAGGGCGAGGACGCCCGCGCCGGCCGCTGGGCCGGGCGCGGCAAGACCGAATGCGGACTGCACGGCTGA
- the cysC gene encoding adenylyl-sulfate kinase, with product MSVSDQGATVWLTGLPSAGKTTIAYALAERLRAEGHRVEVLDGDEIREFLSAGLGFSREDRHTNVQRIGFVAELLASNGVKALVPVIAPFADSREAVRKRHAAEGTPYLEVHVATPVEVCSERDVKGLYAKQAAGEISGLTGVDDPYEAPESPDLRIESHTQTVQESASALHALLTERGLA from the coding sequence ATGAGCGTGAGCGACCAGGGCGCCACCGTGTGGCTGACCGGGCTGCCGAGCGCGGGCAAGACCACCATCGCCTACGCGCTGGCCGAGCGGCTGCGCGCCGAGGGCCACCGCGTGGAGGTGCTCGACGGGGACGAGATCCGCGAATTCCTGTCCGCCGGCCTCGGTTTCAGCCGCGAGGACCGGCACACCAACGTGCAGCGGATCGGCTTCGTCGCCGAACTCCTCGCGAGCAACGGCGTGAAGGCGCTGGTGCCGGTGATCGCGCCGTTCGCGGACAGCCGCGAGGCCGTCCGCAAGCGGCACGCCGCCGAGGGCACCCCGTACCTGGAGGTCCACGTGGCCACCCCGGTCGAGGTCTGCTCCGAGCGCGATGTGAAGGGCCTGTACGCCAAGCAGGCGGCGGGCGAGATCTCCGGTCTGACCGGGGTCGACGACCCGTACGAGGCACCGGAGTCCCCGGACCTCCGTATCGAGTCGCACACGCAGACCGTGCAGGAGTCGGCCTCGGCCCTGCACGCGCTGCTCACCGAGAGGGGTCTGGCATGA
- the cysD gene encoding sulfate adenylyltransferase subunit CysD codes for MTTAAHLHTDSGSDAPYALSHLDALESEAVHIFREVAGEFERPVILFSGGKDSIVMLHLALKAFAPAPVPFTLLHVDTGHNFPEVLEYRDRTVEKHGLRLHVASVQDYIDAGKLRERPDGTRNPLQTLPLTEAIQSLKFDAVFGGGRRDEEKARAKERVFSLRDEFSQWDPRRQRPELWQLYNGRHAPGEHVRVFPLSNWTELDVWQYIAREGIELPEIYFAHEREVFLRNGMWLTAGEWGGAKEGETPETRLIRYRTVGDMSCTGAVDSDAATLDAVIAEIAVSRLTERGATRADDKMSEAAMEDRKREGYF; via the coding sequence ATGACCACGGCCGCACACCTGCACACCGATTCCGGCTCCGACGCTCCGTACGCGCTGTCGCACCTCGACGCGCTGGAGTCCGAGGCGGTGCACATCTTCCGCGAGGTGGCGGGCGAGTTCGAGCGGCCGGTGATCCTGTTCTCCGGCGGCAAGGACTCCATCGTCATGCTGCACCTGGCGCTGAAGGCGTTCGCGCCGGCGCCGGTGCCCTTCACGCTGCTGCACGTCGACACCGGGCACAACTTCCCCGAGGTGCTGGAGTACCGCGACCGCACGGTCGAGAAGCACGGCCTGCGCCTGCACGTGGCGTCCGTCCAGGACTACATCGACGCGGGCAAGCTGCGCGAGCGCCCGGACGGCACCCGCAACCCGCTGCAGACGCTCCCGCTGACCGAGGCGATCCAGAGCCTCAAGTTCGACGCCGTCTTCGGCGGCGGCCGCCGCGACGAGGAGAAGGCCCGCGCCAAGGAGCGCGTCTTCAGCCTCCGCGACGAGTTCTCCCAGTGGGATCCGCGCCGCCAGCGGCCCGAGCTGTGGCAGCTCTACAACGGCCGCCACGCGCCCGGCGAGCACGTGCGCGTCTTCCCGCTCTCCAACTGGACCGAGCTGGACGTCTGGCAGTACATCGCCCGCGAGGGCATCGAGCTCCCCGAGATCTACTTCGCCCACGAGCGCGAGGTGTTCCTCCGCAACGGCATGTGGCTGACGGCCGGCGAGTGGGGCGGTGCGAAGGAGGGCGAGACGCCCGAGACGCGCCTGATCCGCTACCGCACCGTCGGCGACATGTCCTGCACCGGCGCCGTCGACTCCGACGCCGCCACGCTCGACGCCGTGATCGCCGAGATCGCCGTCTCCCGCCTCACCGAGCGGGGAGCGACCCGCGCCGACGACAAGATGTCCGAGGCCGCGATGGAAGACCGCAAGCGCGAAGGGTACTTCTAG
- a CDS encoding sulfate adenylyltransferase subunit 1, whose protein sequence is MTSTTEQFADLSATTLLRFATAGSVDDGKSTLVGRLLHDSKSVLTDQMEAVEAVSAQRGQDAPDLALLTDGLRAEREQGITIDVAYRYFATARRRFILADTPGHVQYTRNMVTGASTADLAVVLVDARNGVIEQTRRHAAVAALLRVPHVVLAVNKMDLVGYQESVFAAIAEEFTAYASDLGVPEITAIPISALAGDNVVDPSANMDWYGGPTVLEHLETVPVSHDLTACPARFPVQYVIRPQTAEHPDYRGYAGQIASGVLRVGEAVTVLPSGRTSVIEGIDALGESVDIAWAPQSVTVRLKDDIDISRGDLIAPSASAPATTQDVEATVCHVADQPLSVGARVLLKHTTRTVKAIVKEIPSRLTLDDLSQHPNPGQLVANDIGRVVVRTAEPLALDAYADSRRTGSFLLIDPADGTTLAAGMAGESFASKAETTVQADEEGWDF, encoded by the coding sequence ATGACCAGCACCACCGAGCAGTTCGCCGATCTGTCGGCGACCACCCTGCTGCGCTTCGCGACCGCCGGATCCGTCGACGACGGCAAGTCCACCCTGGTGGGCCGGCTGCTGCACGACTCCAAGTCGGTCCTGACCGACCAGATGGAGGCCGTCGAGGCCGTCTCCGCCCAGCGCGGCCAGGACGCCCCCGACCTCGCACTGCTCACCGACGGCCTGCGCGCCGAACGCGAGCAGGGCATCACCATCGACGTCGCCTACCGCTACTTCGCCACCGCGCGCCGCCGGTTCATCCTCGCGGACACCCCCGGGCACGTGCAGTACACCCGCAACATGGTCACCGGCGCCTCCACCGCCGACCTCGCCGTGGTCCTGGTCGACGCCCGCAACGGCGTCATCGAACAGACCCGCCGCCACGCCGCCGTCGCCGCCCTCCTGCGCGTCCCCCACGTCGTCCTCGCCGTCAACAAGATGGACCTCGTGGGCTACCAGGAGTCCGTCTTCGCGGCCATCGCCGAGGAGTTCACCGCCTACGCCTCGGACCTGGGCGTCCCGGAGATCACCGCGATCCCGATCTCGGCCCTGGCCGGGGACAACGTGGTGGACCCGTCCGCCAACATGGACTGGTACGGCGGCCCGACGGTGCTGGAGCACCTGGAGACCGTCCCGGTCAGCCACGACCTCACCGCCTGCCCGGCGCGTTTCCCGGTGCAGTACGTGATCCGTCCGCAGACCGCCGAACACCCGGACTACCGGGGCTACGCCGGCCAGATCGCCTCCGGCGTGCTGCGCGTCGGCGAGGCCGTGACCGTCCTGCCGTCCGGCCGCACCTCGGTCATCGAGGGCATCGACGCGCTCGGCGAGAGCGTCGACATCGCCTGGGCCCCGCAGTCCGTGACCGTGCGGCTCAAGGACGACATCGACATCTCGCGCGGCGACCTGATCGCGCCGTCCGCGAGCGCCCCCGCCACCACCCAGGACGTCGAGGCGACGGTCTGCCACGTGGCCGACCAGCCCCTCTCCGTCGGCGCCCGAGTGCTGCTCAAGCACACGACCCGTACGGTGAAGGCGATCGTCAAGGAGATCCCCTCGCGGCTGACCCTGGACGACCTGTCGCAGCACCCGAACCCCGGGCAGCTGGTGGCCAACGACATCGGCCGTGTCGTCGTCCGCACCGCCGAGCCGCTCGCGCTCGACGCGTACGCCGACTCGCGCCGCACAGGGTCCTTCCTGCTGATCGACCCGGCCGACGGAACCACCCTGGCGGCGGGCATGGCGGGCGAATCCTTCGCCTCCAAGGCCGAGACCACCGTCCAGGCAGACGAAGAAGGGTGGGACTTCTAG